From a single Vitis vinifera cultivar Pinot Noir 40024 chromosome 18, ASM3070453v1 genomic region:
- the LOC100259041 gene encoding protein PHOSPHATE-INDUCED 1 yields the protein MVSFISIRHFLPFLFVISLFHVSYAARKLNELVQQQPLLLEYHNGPLLSGKISINLIWYGKFKPSQRAIVSDFITSLSSSSLSQDQPSVATWWKTTEKYYHLTSKNPSSLKLSLGEQILDETYSLGKSLTGKQIVQLASKGEQMNAINVVLTSSDVAVEGFCSSRCGTHGSSSSSKNVQVKGKNYKFAYVWVGNSETQCPGQCAWPFHQPIYGPQSPPLVAPNNDVGLDGIVINLASLLAGTATNPFGNGYFQGPAEAPLEAASACPGVYGKGAYPGYAGDLLVDSVTGASYNAHGANGRKYLLPALYDPSTSSCSTLV from the coding sequence ATGGTTTCTTTTATCTCTATACGCCATTTTCTGCCATTCCTCTTTGTGATCTCTCTGTTCCATGTGAGCTATGCTGCGAGGAAGCTCAATGAGCTGGTACAACAGCAGCCTCTGCTCTTGGAATACCATAATGGCCCTCTCCTCTCTGGAAAAATCTCTATAAACCTAATCTGGTACGGCAAATTCAAGCCTTCCCAGCGGGCTATCGTTTCAGATTTCATTAcctccctttcttcttcttccctgtCTCAGGACCAGCCTTCCGTTGCCACCTGGTGGAAAACCACAGAGAAGTACTACCACCTCACCTCCAAGAACCCATCTTCACTCAAGCTCTCCTTGGGCGAACAAATACTCGATGAGACCTACTCGCTCGGGAAGTCACTCACAGGGAAGCAAATCGTTCAGTTGGCTTCCAAGGGTGAACAAATGAACGCCATTAACGTGGTTTTGACCTCCTCTGATGTGGCCGTGGAAGGGTTCTGCTCCAGCCGCTGCGGGACTCATGGATCTTCTTCGAGTTCCAAGAATGTTCAAGTCAAGGGCAAGAACTACAAGTTTGCATACGTCTGGGTTGGGAACTCTGAGACTCAGTGCCCTGGCCAATGCGCCTGGCCCTTCCACCAGCCCATCTACGGACCCCAGAGCCCACCGCTAGTCGCACCGAACAACGATGTGGGTCTGGATGGCATAGTCATAAACTTGGCTAGCCTCTTGGCTGGAACTGCGACCAACCCTTTTGGAAATGGCTACTTCCAGGGTCCGGCGGAGGCGCCCCTAGAAGCTGCATCGGCTTGCCCTGGGGTTTACGGGAAGGGGGCATACCCTGGGTATGCTGGGGATTTGTTGGTGGATTCAGTGACTGGTGCTAGCTATAATGCCCATGGTGCCAACGGGAGGAAGTACTTGCTTCCTGCCTTGTATGATCCTTCTACATCCTCGTGTTCTACTCTGGTCTGA
- the LOC100264214 gene encoding protein PHOSPHATE-INDUCED 1: MKPPIHLLLTPKFQTPTKAIYLYSLASLHSKVLTTMASFVPTQCLLQLLFVASLFPFISAARRLAQDQQPLLLQYHNGPLLSGKISINLIWYGKFKPSQRAIVSDFITSLSSSKTTPHQPSVAAWWNTIDKYYLLIKSKKSTSLGLSLGTQILDENYSLGKSLTSRNLKQLAAKGQQSNAINVVLTSSDVAVEGFCSSRCGTHGSSPSSKTAKVNGKISKFAYIWVGNSETQCPGQCAWPFHQPIYGPQSPPLSAPNNDVGMEGIVMNLASLLAGTVTNPFGNGYYQGSAEAPLEAASACPGIYGKGAYPGYAGKLLEDPTTGASYNANGVNGRKYLLPALLDPSTSTCSTLV; the protein is encoded by the coding sequence atgaaACCCCCAATTCATCTTCTCCTCACTCCAAAGTTCCAAACCCCCACCAAAGCCATCTATCTCTACAGCTTAGCTTCACTGCACTCTAAAGTCCTAACTACCATGGCATCTTTCGTTCCTACTCAATGCCTTTTACAACTCCTCTTTGTGGCTTCTCTGTTTCCATTCATCTCAGCAGCCAGGAGACTTGCTCAAGACCAGCAACCTCTGCTTCTTCAATACCACAATGGCCCTCTTCTTTCCGGAAAAATCTCCATTAATCTCATCTGGTACGGAAAGTTCAAGCCTTCCCAACGCGCCATTGTTTCTGATTTCATTACCTCCCTCTCTTCCTCCAAAACCACCCCCCACCAACCCTCTGTTGCGGCGTGGTGGAATACCATCGACAAATACTACCTCCTCATTAAGTCCAAGAAATCCACCTCCCTCGGTCTCTCCCTAGGCACCCAAATCCTCGACGAGAACTACTCTTTGGGTAAATCACTGACCAGTCGAAATCTCAAACAGTTGGCAGCAAAGGGGCAGCAGAGCAACGCCATTAACGTAGTCTTGACATCTTCTGATGTAGCCGTTGAAGGGTTCTGCTCCAGCAGGTGCGGAACACATGGGTCTTCTCCCAGCTCCAAGACTGCTAAGGTTAATGGCAAGATCTCCAAGTTCGCATACATCTGGGTGGGTAACTCCGAGACTCAGTGCCCAGGTCAATGCGCATGGCCATTCCACCAGCCCATTTACGGACCCCAGAGTCCACCCCTGTCCGCACCCAACAACGATGTGGGTATGGAAGGTATAGTTATGAACCTGGCTAGCCTCTTGGCTGGAACTGTTACGAACCCCTTTGGAAATGGATACTACCAAGGTTCCGCAGAGGCTCCCCTGGAGGCTGCATCGGCTTGCCCTGGGATTTATGGGAAGGGCGCGTACCCTGGCTATGCCGGAAAGCTGTTGGAGGATCCCACCACAGGTGCTAGCTATAATGCCAATGGTGTGAATGGGAGGAAGTACCTGCTTCCTGCATTGCTTGATCCTTCAACTTCCACCTGTTCTACTCTGGTCTGA
- the LOC100242154 gene encoding protein EXORDIUM-like 2: MTSTYHFSIFVSLLLLSFLLNPTSATPRKLFSLVQEQPLILKYHNGPLLKGNITLNLVWYGNFSPIQRSILVDFLQSLNSHTTTPHSVSSWWQTIQKYKGVSCTLAVGNQILDEDYSLGKSLRSSDIISLASRSNQRSEITVVFTSADVAVEGFCMSRCGTHGSTQSKWAYAWVGNSETQCPGQCAWPFHQPMYGPQTPPLVSPNGDVGIDGMLINLATVLAGTVTNPFDNGYFQGSASAPLEAVTACTGIFGTGAYPGYPGEVLADGTTGASYNAVGVDGRKYLLPAMWDPQTSTCKTLV, from the coding sequence ATGACTTCTACTTACCATTTCTCCATCTTTGTTTCACTTCTCCTACTCTccttccttctcaaccccacctcCGCCACACCTCGAAAACTCTTCTCTCTTGTTCAAGAGCAACCTCTCATTCTCAAGTACCACAACGGGCCACTCCTTAAGGGCAACATCACCCTCAATCTCGTTTGGTACGGAAACTTCTCCCCCATCCAACGCTCCATACTCGTCGACTTCCTCCAGTCTCTCAATTCCCACACCACCACGCCCCACTCCGTCTCATCGTGGTGGCAGACCATCCAGAAGTACAAAGGAGTCTCCTGCACCCTCGCCGTTGGGAATCAGATCCTCGATGAAGACTACTCTCTAGGGAAGTCATTGCGAAGTTCAGACATCATTTCCTTGGCTTCTAGATCAAACCAAAGGAGCGAAATAACCGTGGTGTTCACGTCGGCAGACGTGGCGGTAGAAGGGTTCTGCATGAGCCGGTGCGGGACTCACGGGTCAACTCAGAGTAAGTGGGCCTACGCGTGGGTGGGTAACTCGGAGACTCAGTGTCCGGGTCAGTGCGCATGGCCATTTCACCAGCCCATGTATGGACCACAGACTCCGCCGCTGGTGTCTCCAAACGGGGACGTGGGAATTGACGGAATGCTGATCAATTTAGCGACTGTTTTGGCGGGAACGGTGACTAATCCGTTTGATAACGGCTACTTTCAAGGGTCGGCTAGCGCGCCGTTAGAGGCGGTGACGGCTTGTACAGGTATATTCGGGACAGGAGCTTATCCAGGATATCCCGGCGAAGTTCTGGCGGATGGAACGACTGGGGCTAGCTATAATGCTGTTGGGGTGGATGGGCGTAAATACTTATTGCCGGCGATGTGGGACCCTCAAACCTCCACCTGCAAGACATTAGTCTGA